In the Pristis pectinata isolate sPriPec2 chromosome 34, sPriPec2.1.pri, whole genome shotgun sequence genome, AGGTGGCATCACAGCggtctcccacctccctccctctgccactCAAACCAGCCTTGTTTCTCCATTGCGGTTTTCAACACTGCTGTTGGTGAAATGGAGACTCTGTTCTGGTGCATGAAATCTGGTGTCCACTTTGTGTACAGCAGTTTCCCAAAAAGAGCAATGATGACGATGTTGGTTGATGGATAAATGTTGGGCTTGGGACAAAGGGGAGAATCTCTCTTGTCAAATTGATGATCACCCAAGAGAATGGACTTGACGAGCATCTCTACCTGTGCAGGGATCTCAGTGCTGTTCATCCCACAGGGCGCTGTTCTCTCAGCCTTGGCCGCACCCAGTTAGTGTCAGTCCTGGCTTCCCAGATACGCACTGCCCTTGTGGGCTACCTCCTCCCCCCTTCAGCCCCAGTGCCCTGGTTGTACACCTCACTCTCAGTCTTGCCCCTCCTGGCTGTGCCCAGCTCCGTCAGTGCCACCTAGGAGTGGTCTTGAATCTCTGCACCAAGTTTGGGTCCCACGGTAGGTGTTGGAGCAACTGGCGGGGCCACAGTGCGCATTGTGTCCCAGCATCTCCTTGTTGGGATGTCCCATTGTGGTGTGGTATGATTGCAGGGTCAGCAGGTGTTTCTTCCTGTAGCCAAGCCAATCCCCTGGCCCCTTTGCACCTATCTCACCCAATCACTGTTAGGCCTGGAGGGTGGTGATGTGATGGAATCTCCATGGTGTTGTTTCCCCAACTGACAACTCATCCAACCACAGGTCTGGGTCTCCGGCCTGCCATCCGATTGGAAGGTTACCAAGGGAATGGAATCAGGATCCAGTGCAACTCATCGGGCTGGTACCCCCTTCCCAGCCTACATTGGACCAGCAGCGGTGACCAGAACCTGTCTCCTGAGTCCCAGGCCCAGACCACCAAGGACACAGACGGCTTCTACCGCATCTCCAGCTCCATGGAAGTGATGAGTGGCCCAGCTGACATCAGGTGCAGGGTGGAGGCCCCCACACTGAAAATACAGGAGTCCAAGCTGCAGATCCCAGGTCAGTCAGAGACCAGGTGCAAACCCAATGGGGCATGGGCGCTGTGTGTGCAGACCAGGGGGTGTGGTCTCGGTGAGTGCAGCTCGCGGAGCCGGAAAGAACAGGGTGGGAATCGTGAGTGCAGGCACTTGGTGAATGCTGCCATGGCCTGTACAGGCCAACAGAGATGGCTTTGGCACGTGCAGTAGGCTTGGGGAAAGTGGGCTCGGTGGATGCAATTCAAAGGGGCACCGGCTTGGTAAGTGCAAGCTTGGTGTGCTTAAACAGAGTGTGTGTTCAGAGAATGTGGGCTGTGTGCATGAAAACCAGTAGTATGCGAGTTGGGTGAATGCAGGTGCACCTGGCATGGACTGGCATGGATGCAGGTTCATTGAACTTGGGCTCAGCCTGTGCAAGTCAACGGGGTGTGAGGTTGTGTGCAGAAGCAAAATGGGAGGCAGATTTAGTGAACATGGGTTCGGCCTGTGCAAGGCAATGGGAAATAGGCTTGATGCACATAAGCCAATGGGACGTGGGTTCAGTGAACATGGGTCAGCCTGTCCAATGCAATGAGATGTGGGCTTGATACACAGAAACCGCTGCGATGTGGGTTCAACCCATGGGGTGGAGACAGCATGCACAAATCGAAAGGATATGGACTTGTGGACATACTTCAATGTGGCAGGGGCTACGTGAATGCAGGCACAGGATGTGGGCTGGGTTTACAGACATACTGAGCGGGTAGGTCAATTTTATAATTGGAGCTCTTCCCACATCTGTCCCTAGATGAATTCTTCCCTCGGACTTCAAAATTCTTCATCGTATTCATGGTGTTCCTTGTCCTTCTGTTTGGAATACTTGCTGCTGCCGGATGGCTTTACTACAAGAAGAGGACGGATGCGAGTGGTACGATCCTGTGCTGATCACTCCTTTGTCACCGTTTGACAGGTTGCCATTTTGAGAGTTAATATGGATGACAATTGCCCTGCTTCAAATTGTCACAGGTTGTGGATTCTGGGAGGGGGGGGCACCTGATTGTGGGGGacatgggaggggtggtgggaaggagtCTGATTAGACAACAGCTCAGGGAGGAATCGCGAATGCAATCGGTAACGATGGATTTGAAGTTTGGGTATTCTGGGGGAGGGCTTTGTTTGACCCCAGTAGACTCGTGAACAGGCAAGTAACAAGCCTGCATTGCAGCATCATGTCCATGCGTGTGTGCGTTTAATGAGAAGTGCTATGTGGCTACAAATGTGTCTGTTCTCTTCCAGAGTTGTATAGACGTCCCACGTTAGCTGGTAAGTAATATTTTTCCTTCGCTTTCATCTCAGAGTCTCTTTTGGACGAGACTTTCATCAGAGGTTTGTCCTTGTTTCTGGTGAACTAAAGCACTGTCGAAGGATGGGAGAGTTGTCCTCAGTGTCCTGATTAATCTTTGTGTTTCCGAACACACACTAAGCCTTGTGCTCACTAACCTGCACTGGCTTCTTGTTAAAGAGTACTTTGATACTTAAAATTTTTTGTCTCTCCCTGCCCACCATTTCTCtgatctcaccccccccccccacccccagcctcctaGATCTCTGATGCCTCCAATTCTGGTTCATTCCCAAAAGTAATTATTAATTATTCCAACATTGGCCTCCACATCCTCAGCTACCTGGGGTCCAAGCTTTGgaacccttcccttcctccctctccttgAGACCTACATTAGTTTCAAACGTGCTCTGCAATATCCCCTGTGCAAGCATCTGATTTTGATTGAAGTACCTTGTTTTGCTTTGTAATGCACTGTACAACAAATGCAACCTGTTATTGAGAAGGGCTTGTTTTTGACACTACTTTTCTATTCATTGCAGAACATGAGTCCTTAGGGAATGAAATAGGTAAGAGGCTTAAATTCTTCCTGCATCACATCTCATGTCAAGAGTGATCGTCCTGAGAATGTGGTCAAATAAATTTGGTCTTGTATGATTTTGTGGATTATCCAGATTGTAAAATACGGGGACTCCTAACACAGTGCAGTCCTCACCAAGGTTCAGCTTTACTCCAGGGAGAAAGTGGGACATCGTTCCAGGTTACCCTCTAGTGTGCTTTCATCATCAGTGTTACCTTGAAAGCACTCACTGCTTCTTTTTGAGACATGGGACCAAACCCTGCCCATCGCCCACTGCCCACTGATGAGACAAAGGGATTTGCCAGTGGGTACTTACATTGTTCTTCCAAGCCCATGGCCCCTACCACAGGGAAGCACCACTGCCTGCagcttcccttccaagtcacacacatcctagcttggaaatacattgctgttccttcatcaccctggaactccctccccagctgcactgcaggagcaccttcaccagaagaactgcagcagttcaagaaggcagctcactaccgcCTTCCCATGGGCGgttaggatggacaataaatgttggcctttcctGCAAGGGCCAGGTCCTGGGACTAAACTTTAGAAACTGGAGTTGCGATCCAGGACACGAGTGGCTAGGATTAACGTTGTGGAGTCCTCTTGTGGGGAGTATCAGGTTGGAAAGGTTGCTGATGGTTCAGCTTCCTAACAGAAGGCTCCATGTAAGCTCGGGGGACAAGGCTGAGATCTCCGCTTGTTATGATGCTCATTTTGACATCTTTCTCTTTTAATTGCAGCTAAATTGGAAACCCTTGCTGGTGAGTTCTCTTGATGAAACAGGCTCGATCAGACACATATCCACATCATCTGGGGAGATGTTTTCCTTTTGCCGGGTTGCCCCCAGTGTTCCATGGGTCACTGACAGTATCCATGTGGTCAGAGCAGAGTCCACTAGAACCAGTCAGCAGCCACGATGGCTGGAGCAGGGTGTGACTACCCTCCTGTAACTGGCTATCAGCTGGGGGACAAGGCCAGTCCGAGGGACCCTACACCCTATCCTCCATCTCCTGACATATCTGATTGGCTGAGGTCTCATATGGAGAGAAGCACAAAGCAGCCTCTCAATGGATCCTTCTGATGGCTGAAGTGgagcaggagatggaggaggtttCACTTTCTAGAGGAGTGAATGCCCATTGTGGGAGCTGTGGTCAGGTTCagaggtggggggtgagggagttGGAGAAAATGGTGTAaagcacagatgctgccagcCTGGGACACTGCCCAGGAAACGTGGTTCCAAGCTGGTCAGATGTAAGACCAAATAATTGATAATGAAAACCTAACTTTCTGTTAAGTTCTACACAGGATTGTGAACATTTCTTCTCCACTATTACGAAATAATTTATTATCCTTTTGTTTCATTCCAGAAAGTGCCAGGTCTAATTTTGGTAAGTTGCTCTTGGCCAGTGTTGTGAGTTgatttaattttcttcctgtgtctgtgccTGTGTTTGCTCCTGATTTCTTCTCAGGAACTGAGAGCAGAGTTTTGGAATTTGTGGCTGAACCTGACTGGGGAGTGTGGTTATTACTGAGGGCACTGTGATGGGATCCAGGAAGACTGGATGAACTCTGAATGGGTGGGTCATTGGTGAAAAGCCAAAGTGAGGCAGAGCATTGTTGCAGCAGGAAAACAGACTGGAAATGACATGGGTAGGAGGACGGGAGGACAAACACAAAGTTCATTGGAAACAGCAACACCAGATAACAAGGCcataaaatgtgaaaataacCAAAGCTGCTTTTATCCCCCAGAGGGATGGATTTGGAAAGCAAGGAAAATGTGTTAAATGTATTCAAAGTGGGGACCTGTGGTatattgaatccagtttacactgaggattcaccaggatgagaGCAGAACCGAGAGGGTATGCTGAGTCCTGACGCCCCTTTCTTCAGGAGAGGCTTGAGCGGGGCAATGTGGAAAGTCTGCAGGACTGTGAGTGGCTTTGAGGGAAGATGTTTCACTAGTGGAATAAAATCAGCTGTCCAGGATCAGCTTTTTATGTACTTTATATCTCTACCTTGCTCTGTTCTGCCTCTTCCATTTCCCCATATATTTTTTGTTGCTTCCTCTTTGTTGTTTCCCAGATCGTCCCCATCTGTCCCTACAGCCACATGTTCCTACGGCACAAACAGAGTCCATTCAGCTTTACACCAGATCCTACCACACCAACCCCTTAGTCCCATCCCTGTGCTTTCCCCAAAGCCTGGTGAATGAGTCTCTATTCCAAGCCCATCCAGTTCCCTTCTGCCTGACTGTTCAACAATTCTCTACAATCCATCCCTACAGCTCTAGACAATGCAGGGAAAAAACACACAAGTAGGTATTCCTCACATCCCCCTTTGTCTGAAATCTGTGCCCCCGAGTTGTAGAGTCATTCCCCAGCTGCCTGCCATTTAATGGTCACAATCTTGCATTGTTTTCTTGCTCAAATCTTTCTTTTAAATCAAATCTTGGTCAAGTTACAGGAGCAGGCTGTTCAACCCATCCACTCCCCGCCCCCTTATGTTTctgtaacatattctctctcatattCCTATCACCTTCACCTTCTACACAAAGGAGTAATTCACAGTGGTCAATTATCCtaccttgggatatgggaggaaatcggagcacccaggggaaacccacagtcactgggagaaacAGCACCCAAAGTTGGGATTGGACCCATGTTGCTGAAACTGTGAGGCcccctttctcttcccaccaccttgcactctctctgtctttctccctcCCATCTCTCATATCTACAAGTACTCCAAGGTGAGAGTGCTGGAGTGTTGTATATGGGATTAACGTGGGGTGGAATCAGACAATGTCACAAGTGGAATGAATGTGAAACTATTGGTTCATTTCTGCTTGGACAGAACCATAATGCAGGGTCCCATTAACAGAAATCTCATCTTTATTGCAGCTCTGGAGAAGAAGCTATCCACAGCAGGTAGGGTGTCAGATATTGCAAAGCTGCTGCACTGCTGGCCTGGAATTGCCCTCGCTTTGGGCCATTGATCACTCTGGGTCCCACTTTGATCCTCGCTCTTGGGAGTTGAGCACAAAGCTGCAGACTAGCCTTCCCCTGCAGTACCAATGCTCTGTCAGTGATGCTGCTAAGTTCAAGCCCCATCTCAGATGGATACAGTATATCCAGTGGTGACTGTTCTAAAAACATGCAGGGGATTTCTCCTTGGGGTCTTGATCTGATGTTCATCCTTGATTTCCAAAACTGCTATCTGGTCACCATCACTCTgtggtttgtgggatcttgctgtgcactttGCACAAATTAAAAGTGCAGAACTTTACTCCCCTCTCATTAATGGAGTGTGTAATGCCAAGCACCCCTGGGTCGAGGTGGGTTTAGAGGGAGTCTCCAGTTTGGGGTGAGGGGACAGTGTGGGCCATCACCTCTCCTATTGGTCCTGTCTCAGGTGGGTGTGAACCAGGGGCAAGTCCTCCACCCGCAGAGTGGGCTGGAGTGGCAGTGCTCTGGCACAAATGGGTATCCTTGAGGGGCTGAGTTCTAGCAATGATTCCATTGTGATCGTGTTGGTGATTCCACATACCAACTGGGGAGTCTTTCTGACACTAGGGAGCCAGAAGCTAAAGGAAATGCCCCTGCCCCCTCTGTCCACCCCTGCAGGAAGCTTGAGCTCCCCAGCACTGCCACCATCCACTGCGGTGGACAGTGAACCGTCTCCCACATCAAGACCAGCTGTCTGTCAGTTGTGTCCCATCTCCCACCGAACATTAGTCCTTGGCCTGATGGAAGAACGCTTAGGGTAGGGCTTGGTGCCCTTGGCTGAGGTGATTGGTTAACTCTGTTTGTTTATGTTTTCAGCTGCGGAGAGAGTCATCGATGCTTCAGGTGAGGGTCACTTTACGAATGCCCGAGTTGCCCCAACCTTGGGCCCTCTTAACTCAtaaccattggggggggggggaaggatgtgCCATCGGTGGGAGGAgccggggtggtggggggattgCCATCGGAGGAGGGTGAACTGTTATGGCCTGGACTGGACCGTTTCAGTTGGAGGTGAGCCAGTGTGCTTGGATTGCTGGAAGTACTTGCCTCTTGCATTGGTGACCATGGACGACCCGGGTCCCAGGGTTGTGCCAAAAGCTTGACCTTCAGTCTGCTTCTTGTCCCTCAGTGTCGGTGACCTTTGACCAGGATACTGCCAATCCCTACCTGTCTGTCTCGAAGGACTGTCTGACGGTCTCGTTCAGCGAGGACTGGAAAGAGGCCAAGGACAATTCCAAGCGCTTCACCGCCAGGCTGTTTGTGATGGCAACCGAGGGCTACCAGAGTGGGAGACAATACTGGGAGGTGTGGGTGGGTAACAAGCCGGACTGGGACCTGGGAGTGGCCTACGGATCCATCCCCAGGAATGACTGGGTCACCCTGAGCCCAAGTAATGGGATCTGGACCATCGGCAAGCGCGGCCAATCTTATGAGGCCAACGATGAGTTTCCTACACCGCTCGAGGGgaaggcaactgctctgaccatcGGTATTTACCTGGATCGTGACACAGGAAATGTCAGCTTCTACGATGCTGAAGCCATGGCTCACATCTACACCTTTCAAGCAAATTTTACTGAGAAGATCTATCCCTTCTTCAGTCCCTGGGGGTCGCAGGAGATCAtgaaaatctctcccctctaaccCTGCATTTCATCCATCTTTCAGCTGTAGCTTCATGCCTTGGCCAGTGAGCATGTGCCACAGGAGAAAGCTTGTTGTCACAGACCAGCTGAGAAATAACTCAAACAGAGTCAAACAAACATTTAGACTCTGAGTGACTTATGCAGATATAACCAACTGAATGTTGTGTCTCCGgttatatttttctgttttggACAAGTGCCGATTAAGTGTTTGACTGAAGGGCTGGCCCTGAGGAGGCCCCATTACCAGGCAAGTGGCTCTGAGCTGGGAAGGGGAAGAGCTGAATGCTGGCAACACAATAGGCAGATGATGTTGCTTCAGAGAGTGTTAACAGATCTGACTGTCTGGTGGGAAACACGGTGCAGCAGTTCACGCTGACCAATTTTAAGGAAATCTTCCACATCTGAAGTAAGACGAGGATGTCCAGAGGCTTGTGTCAGCAACAATCAACTTGCTTTCCCAGGGTCTGCTGTTGCTCCCTCTAATGCATACACAGGAATCAGCAAATTAATATGAGCTCCAGATATTCAAGAAGGAAACCCTGTAAACGTTGCACTGCATTGAATTGGCTTTCCGATAATGTACTCAGCAGTGTATCGTTGAACATTGTGCCTGGCTCTGGAAAAAGTGTAACTTATTGCCAAGTTTTCAAAACTGCATTtgtgaagtatttttttaaaaatctgtctttAAATATAGTGATCAACTGTGCTTTCACAGATATTTTAGTATAAACAgaattcatagtcatacagcatggaaacaggccattcaacccatggtctccacactgaccactgggcACCCATCTATGTTAATCTCATCTTCGAGCACTTGGATTGCAACCTTCTATGCttagacaattcaagtgctcatctagacacctcttaaatggtgtcagtgactctgcttccaccactgtctcCAGTAGCATGTTTCAGCCACTCGCCTCTGTCTGAGTGAATAAAAGGTCCCTTTTATATTCTCTTTAAATCTCTTCACCCTTGCCCTAAAtctgtcttctagttttattcacttcctgatgtggggaaaagattcctgcagtctaccctatcaatacccctcataattatCTCAACTTCCTCCCCTCCAGGTAGAACAGACCTTGATTCTCCAGTTTCATAACTAAAACACtacgtcccaggcaacatctttgtgaatcaactctgtaccctctccagtgccacctCATCCTCTGGGTTTTTtctttctggaatgtgggaggctggAGGTATGGTGgccttggaggtttataaaattatgagtgtcaTGGATAGTCtgaatctttgtcccagggtaggggagtctagaagtaGAGGACGCAGGGTTAGGGTGATAAcaagacatttaaaggagatctctgaggggtgagtttttaaggtgctggttatctgaaacaagTCGCCAGAcgagatggaggcagatacagttacaacatttgatAGGACTTTGGTCAGGTAATTGAATAggaaggtatggagggatatgtgcctaatgggattagcatagctgggcatcatgattggcacagatgaGGTGGTCcgaaaaggcccatttctgtgctgtataactctcagATTAAAGCAGGAGACCAGACTTGTACAAAATGTTCCAGGCATAGATTCACTAATGCTCTGTGTGATTGGACTACGCAAGAATCAAAACTCAAAATTGCGGGTGATGTTGCTGATTTAATGTGCCTGGCTCTGTTACTGTTTCT is a window encoding:
- the LOC127585925 gene encoding butyrophilin subfamily 3 member A3-like, with product MERVTSWTLILILFHGIHFAWAEQFKVTGPAQAIVARVHGVAILECQLIPENMPRDMEIRWMRSDSKVNIIVHLYRNSKDVVEEQDDAYKGRTELFKNDFSKGNISLRLSGVRLADEGDYLCMVEYQRTPEQVLVPLKVASLGLRPAIRLEGYQGNGIRIQCNSSGWYPLPSLHWTSSGDQNLSPESQAQTTKDTDGFYRISSSMEVMSGPADIRCRVEAPTLKIQESKLQIPDEFFPRTSKFFIVFMVFLVLLFGILAAAGWLYYKKRTDASELYRRPTLAEHESLGNEIAKLETLAESARSNFALEKKLSTAAAERVIDASVSVTFDQDTANPYLSVSKDCLTVSFSEDWKEAKDNSKRFTARLFVMATEGYQSGRQYWEVWVGNKPDWDLGVAYGSIPRNDWVTLSPSNGIWTIGKRGQSYEANDEFPTPLEGKATALTIGIYLDRDTGNVSFYDAEAMAHIYTFQANFTEKIYPFFSPWGSQEIMKISPL